The Lytechinus variegatus isolate NC3 chromosome 1, Lvar_3.0, whole genome shotgun sequence nucleotide sequence AAATGAACAAACAGAAAATCTAAACAAGAATCACTctgaaaatctgatttaaaatatcaaatttttgcatattttcttaagTTTCATGACTCTAATCCACATTAATTATATTGCACACTACTCAGAGATCATGTTGGTTTGAATTTAGATATTCAATAATCAAAACTGAAATTCATCAAATTAAGTTAAATTTAGATATCAAAGTTGTTTAGGAAAATGGTTTTCTGTCATGTCACAAGTCCATTTCAGCAGATCCACTGAAGAGTACATACCACCTTtggaaggggaaaaggaaatataaatggTACTAAAAAACAGCTACGTCATAGACTTATGCAGAGACCAAATGATGTTCTCCAAGGTAAAGTTAACTCCATGCACTTTCCATCTATAATCAACCATGGGAATAATGAGATGCCTTTAAATGCAGAGATTTAATCTtccaaaaaaaaactatttaaataaaatacTATCAGGGCAATTTGTATTAGAgtgttattcaattcaatttttctgaaaataaatattacaaCAAACCTTTATCATCAACTCCAAACATCAGGGTCCCACCTGAACTGTTAAGGAATGCACAGACATATCTTGCAACAATCTGCTTCAGATATTGAATGTTGAGATAGGACATTTCCTTAAACTCCAGAATCCGTGTCTCAGACCCAAGATGTTGTCCTTTTTCAAAAAAGAATTCATGGTTGGGTTGTTCATCCTCAACAAATACCTTGCCACCTTTCCTACGATGGGGGTTCTTTTGAAACATGTCAACCCTTAACGTTCTACCCATTTTGATAAGTCCATCCGGTAGTTGTTGGCATTTAGCTAGATCTGCAAGGGCTTTCTGTTGCTCAGCTGGTGTTTGCAGTTTGACAGTGGCAGTGAAGCAATCACTTGGGTGGGAAAACCGTACCTTGACATCTCTGGTGTCCAGGTTTAATCCAGTGCACTGACGAGTCAGTTGCACAATCAGAGATGCAATTTGAAGCTTAGGTAAATCATTATTCAGATTTCCCAAGAAGATAGCATGTCTGCAAAGTGATGTTTGTGC carries:
- the LOC121426847 gene encoding schlafen-like protein 1; the encoded protein is MPATQETMAQTSLCRHAIFLGNLNNDLPKLQIASLIVQLTRQCTGLNLDTRDVKVRFSHPSDCFTATVKLQTPAEQQKALADLAKCQQLPDGLIKMGRTLRVDMFQKNPHRRKGGKVFVEDEQPNHEFFFEKGQHLGSETRILEFKEMSYLNIQYLKQIVARYVCAFLNSSGGTLMFGVDDKGNVQGTPMSHKQEDDVRLAIDQIIKKFDPPVLPQMYNISFIPVHDPTNGVNNRTSGDENVLKVIKLNIDSGRANTLYATPVGDVFIRRDGSVQGPLKPREIQEWCNMNFDNKEKAYQDEIAQLQHQLRQAEYDRQTRSDLSLKKTKSAVCNIL